GAGAATCTCGGGCTTCAAAACTGCCCTACACTTGGCAGACAACTAGTCGAGAATCTGAATAAATCTCCACATCCTGGGTACCCATACCCAAAACGGTTCTTAATTCGGTAAGCAAGGTCTCGTACTCAGCTTCATTGTTAGAGGCCTTGAACCCCAACCTAAAAAATGCTCCAACTATATTCCTTTTGGGGTGATAATGACAATCTCGGCACCAGCtcccatagcatttgatgcaCCATCTACGAATACCTTCCACGGGCGACATTCCACATGACAAACCATCTCCCCTTCGTTCCTAGGGGAAAACTCTACAACAAAATCAACAAGAACTTGGCCCTTCACCAAACTTCTCGGCCTATACCTTATATCGAAGGATCCAAGCCGGGTCCCCCATTTAGCTATCCGACTCGTAAAGTCGGACCTTTTCAATAACGACTATAAAGGATACTCAATTAGGATGTAGACAGTATGAGCTTGGAAATAGTGAGACAACTTCCTCGTAGCGTGTACTAGTGCTAACACCAATTTTTCCAAGGGTAAATACCTTGTCTCAGCATCAACCAAGATCTTATTGATGTAATACACAGGCTGTTGCACTCCTTGATCCCTTAATAGCATGACACTCACAGCATGATCAGACACTGAGAGGTACATGAATAAGTCTTCCCCAGGTTCTGGGGCTGTTAACATGGGTGCCCGAATCAAATACTTCTTCAAATCCTGAAAAGCTTTTTCACATTCTTCATTCCACTGAAACCTCTTTCACTTCCTCAAAAGTTGGTAGAATGGACGACAGCGATCGACAAACTTAAAAATGAATCGATCAAGGGCATCTAACATTCCAGTCAACACTTGCACTTCCTTCGGATTGCACGTCGGCTTGAGGCGTTGCACGGCTTCAATCTGATTGGGGTTGACTTCTATCCCATGGTTAATGATCAGATAACCTAGGAACTTGCCAGTCTCCACCTCGAAAGCACACTTGTCCGCGTTCAGGCGTAACTTATGTTGCCGAGGAACTTCAAACACCCCCTGGAGATCTTCTATATGCCGCGTTTCTTGTttactttttaccaccatgttgTCGATGTACACCTCAACCGTATGCCTAATCTTGTCCCGAAACATTATAGTCATCATACGTTGATATGTTGCCCTGACATTCTTTAACCTGAAGGGCATCACGGTGTAATGGTAGTTTGCATTAGGAGAGATGAATGTCGTTTTCTCCTGGTCCTCAGCAACTAGGACGATCTGATGATAACCCtgaaaggcatccaagaaactcatcctcgggtgcccatAGGTGGCATCGACCAATTGATCTATCTTTGGCATAGGGAAcgggtcctttgggcatgctcgATTCAAATCCGTGAAATCTACACAAACTCTCAATTTGCTATTCTTCTTCCTGACCATCACGGTATTCGCCAGCCATTCCGGGAAGAAGATTTCCTTGATCGTCCCGGCTTTTTTAACCTCCCGACCTCCTATCTCACTGCGTCAACGTCCTCCTTTGCCAATCTTCTTGGCCTTTGCTTCTTTGGAGGAAATGACGGGTTTACGTTAAGCTTGTGAACAATGAATTCGGGATCAACCTCAGGAACCTCATACGAGCTCCAAGCAAACACATCTACATTATGTATAAGAAATAACAATGTTTCTACCTTTTCCCCGTCCTTCATATTTGCCCTTATCTAAAAATACTGGTCAACATCTGGTGGTATCTTTACTGTGATTAATTCCTCAGCACAACTAGCCCCCATTCCCTTTTGGGGCTCCTGTAATTGCTATAAGGGAACCTCCTCGGTGGTTTCATTTTGTTTAGCCTGCTTGTACTTCCAATCGACTGCGGCCACTAAACATTACCTGATTGCTTGCTGACTTTCCCTTACTACAGCAATGCCCTGCTTGGTGCAGAACTTAACCTTCACATGCAGGGTGGAGGGAACTGCCCTCATCGCATAGATCCACGACCTTCCCAGAATAGCCATATAAGGAGAAAACGAAGCGACAACTACAAAAGCCACTGTCACTTCCTTTCCTTCCATATTCACGAGAAGTGATATTTGCCCTTCGGGAATCACCACCTGACCATCAAACCCAACCAGGGGTCTATCGTATTTTGAGAGGTCCTCATTCTTCAGTCTGAGCCCTTTAAACAAATCTGGATACATCACATCGGTCCCACTTCCCTGGTCCACCATTACCCTCTTTACTATAAAACCCTTTATctgggctgtcaccaccaatgCATCATCGTGCGGCTGAATCGTTCCTTCTAAATCATCATCGTTAAAAGCGATGGGCTCCTAAGCAACTTTTAGCCTCTTCTCAGGTGGCTGCTTGCCCGAGCCATTTTCCACGGGAACTACGGTAAGCAATCCTCTTATCCCGGCCATTGTAGTACCCCTTAAGGCAACGTGGATAACCTCGATCACTCCTAATGAGGGTGGGAGAGGGTTCCCCCTTTGCTGAGTACCTTGCCCGGCATCCCTATTCCCTGTATCCGCCACAAACTCCTTCAGATATCCCGCCTTCACCAATTGCCCAAGATGATCCTTTAACACCCATCACGGCTCGGTGGTATGCCCTTTATCCTTGTGATAGGTACAGTACAAATTCTGATTCTTGCGAGACGAGTCACCCCCtatcttgttcggccatttgaagTACGGCTTGTTCTTTATCCGGTCTACAATTCTGTGTACTGGCTCCTTAAACGTCACGTTCACCTCCCCCAGTTGCAACTTAGGCCTTTACATCCTTAAATCCCTTCGAGGCCTTGGCTGAAACCCACtctgccgaggacgattcactATTGGGGCCTTACCCTTACTTTGCAGCTgatcatcctccaggcgtttgtattCCTCAATACGCCTCATGAGCTGCCTTATATCCTTGGGAGGCTTCCTTGTCAGTGACTCCCGTAGCTCGGAGTCCTCGGGCAGCCCCATCCTAAAGGTGCTTGCAGCGATCTTCTCGTTGCCCCCACCGATCTCATTGTAAAGCTCTCAATATTGACTAGCATAACTGTGACGGGTTTCTCCGACCCTCATCTTCATGGATAGTAATGCATCCACTGGTTGTGGTACCCGGCTACAAGTTACAAACCGGACACCAAATTCTTGGATCAACTCGGCAAAACTATGAATTGAACCCTTTTGTAACCCATTAAATCGTCTCAAAGTAGTGGGCTTGAGGCTTAAGTAAAATACCTTGCACATCAGCGCGTCATTGTGAGTATGCAGAGACATCATCTAGATATAATGGCTGACGTGCTCCACCGGGTCCGTTTTCCTATTGTAGGAATTGAACGGTGGGCGCGTAAATCTACTTAGCATTTAGGCCCGTTCAATGTCGTTCGAGAACGACGACTGAGTAGCTTTGCGTAAGGCGCGGCTCATAGCATCCATGGTGGCGTTACGGGGCCGTTCATTCTTCTGGGGAATCCGAACCCCGGTCTGCATACTCATGTGAATGTGAACGGTCCCGACGTTTACGGGACTCTCGTGAATGTGAATGGTGTCGACGTCGACGGGATTCCCGTGAATGCGAATGATCTAGGCGTTGACGGGAACCAGATCGACTAGACCCTGGCCTATGATAATTTTCCCCATTATCAGATCTCCCTTCTTAGTTATCTCAGTCCCTTCTTTGGTGCCCACCCCCTGCTTCCAACTCCAGGTCTCTCACCAATCTGTGTAACCGCTCAAGTTCCTCATCTCTCTTGTCAAATCGCCTGTACCTTGAAGCACTGGAAATAGTCCGATGGTTTGGTACGACCCCTTTCCAAGGCTGGACCGCTCTTCTTCTTGTTCACGATTCCTATCTTCACGCCTCTTATGCCTTTGCTCTCGCTAGGTGGATCCCTGAGAAGATCCCATCGAACCACTTTTGGTGTAACTCCCTAAGCGTCTTTCAAACATTTTCCGGAGCTTGTGTCTCAGTTGAACCACGGCTTTGTAGGAGATTCCCatagacggcaccaattgtgcGCGCCAAAAATGAGGCTAATGGGCTGggcctcacttgggctcacaatctatttttGATGTGGGCTTTGGACTTCCTAGCTTGGGTAGTTCCTAACATAGAGACCCAATGAAGGAACTTCTCCTTAAGAGTTCCCCTACTCCCACTATTGTTATTCTCCTGTTGCTCTCTTACTCCTATTCTCAGATTTCTCTGGAACCTCTCAACaaccccttcttctcctttatcttctcatatttatagccaAGAGTTAGTGGGGAGTTATGATTACTCTTGCGGTTAGTGGTAGGGGAGGTCCAATGTCGTTATTgctaagtggatgtttagttgGGAGTGTGGTGTGGTTAGAGTGGCATTGGAACTGGCTCCTCACTTCAGAAGGGATATTCAGCAAAGGTTTTTCCTAGGGCGATACCAGTGTAACCGAGGTATAGTGTCCCCGAGCAAGCAATCATGCTCTGGTTCGAGGTGTACCTTACCGGGCAGATCCTAGGTTACGAGTTACTATGAACATGCATTATAACGGTTTGCTTAATGGGTTTTGGGCTGGGCATAATGTCATGAGGCCTGGGCCCATGGCCTTAGCAGGCCCAGGGTCCAGTTTTGGGCAAGAGGGTTAGGCTCGTGGGTCGTATTGTAAAGTTGGAGttcaaggcccaaggcccaaatggGTCTGGGGGTTCCGTGCTGTATAGCATGATATgtttaccttaaaatatgggtTGAACCTACTACTTTGTAGTATTTAAAGTGGCACTTGGGTTCCATCAGGTTGTCAAAGGAATTGATCCTCTaacataattattaatcttAACATGTTATGAAAATGATGACTAATGGTCTCACCGGAATGACAAAAAAAGGACATTGTACGAGTCGTCACATGATGTGATAGGATGTGAAGAAACTTGCCAACTTGCTCTTCAACCGTGGCACGCTGTGCGTCTTGAAGAGCACCATCTCTCTgcaaaatgtcacacaaacctTGAAAAGCTTGTGGACCCATGTGTATTACATCATAGCATTTTTCACTATTCCTAAGTCGAGACATTATTTCATCAcgaactttttttctttctatcgtTGATTGTGTAGTAACGTGGGGAACACATCTTCTTTTTAGTTGTTGCCTTCAATGGATAATGTAACACAAATAACGACATGCAGCATAAACCAAGGCTAGTTTCCGCATAAAGTCTGAAAAAATTATGGTCTTAAATACCTCATCATTCAAATCCATCTAAGTAAAagaatagttatgttatcagTCCAACTTAGAAAATTATGGGCACATGttctaaaaaaatagttacaTTATTAGTCTAACTAATTATGAATGTGTTACAactaatctaaaaataaaactgTTAAACTATAAacattaattttgtttgggaTTCAAAGTGTTAAATTATAACATTATCTCTCAAAGTACACGTACATTAATGTTTTTGAGAGATAAACTGTAACACTATCCCTCAAAGTACCCTTAAAGTACATTATCTATTATAGTACATGTACACTAGCAATTATCTATTATAGCACATGTACACAAGCAGAATACATATAGTTGAGTACGGCTAGTTgagaaaaaatcaatgaaagcaaaacaattgaaacaattgaaaaactttttaatagtaaataaatcaatgaaatcaaaacaattgaaaaactCACACTTGGGTATGGTTGGTTGTGATTAGCAGCAGCGTGAGAAAGGAGGAGCAGCaaagagagagcaaaaatatTGGTACGACTGGTTGAGAATAAAAGGGCTAAGATTCAAGGGGTAATTTAggaatttcaataaaattttcattaaaccTAAATTCATTTCCTCCTCTTTCTCCCAATTTGGggggaacaaaaatttgagattttgaggGCTTAGAAGGGAATGAGTATTCCCTCTtaaccattccattccctcccatcTAAACTCGCAAATAAGGGAATGAACTTTCCATTCCCTTcgttaaaactcccaaacaagagggagggaagaatattttaaaaatattcttttcattccattctaatgaaatggaatggaatgagatggtcataagggaatggaaaggaatgtaatagaatgtatttaagtaagggaaatgaatgga
This DNA window, taken from Quercus robur chromosome 2, dhQueRobu3.1, whole genome shotgun sequence, encodes the following:
- the LOC126704147 gene encoding uncharacterized protein LOC126704147, with the translated sequence MVDQGSGTDVMYPDLFKGLRLKNEDLSKYDRPLVGFDGQVVIPEGQISLLVNMEGKEVTVAFVVVASFSPYMAILGRSWIYAMRAVPSTLHVKVKFCTKQGIAVVRESQQAISSYEVPEVDPEFIVHKLNVNPSFPPKKQRPRRLAKEDVDAVR